The Aeromonas jandaei genomic interval ACATGGTGATCGTGGTGGTGGGAGACAAGCAAAAGCTTGAAAAACCCCTTAAGGAGCTTCATCTTCCCATCTATCCGCTGCAGTTGCCGTAACTGACGCTTTATAAAAATCAAGAGCCGCCCCGGATGGGGCGGCCTCACATGAGCCGTGAATATGACTACAACAAGCTTGTCACTCACCGAGTTGCTGACTGCGCTGGGATCTCCCGAGCGATTGACTGCTCTCAAGGGGATCCGGCGCGGGATCGAGCGTGAATGTCTGCGCATCACGCCAGATGGTCGACTCGCCCAGAGTGACCATCCCCGGTCGCTGGGCTCGGCCCTGACCCATCCCAACATCACCACCGACTACTCGGAGAGCCTGCTGGAGTTCATCACCCCGGCTACCGACTCCCTCGACAGCCTGATGGAGCAACTGGGTGACATCCATCACCACGTGATGCGTCATCTGGGTGACGAGCGGATCTGGCCGCTCTCCATGCCCTGCTTCGTCGGCGGTGAGGAGAGCATCCGGCTGGCCCAGTACGGCAGCTCCAACATCGGCAAAATGAAGACCCTCTACCGGCAGGGGTTGAAGAATCGCTACGGCAGCCTGATGCAGGTGATCGCCGGGGTGCACTTCAACTTCTCCATGCCCGACAGCTTCTGGAGCGAGTGGCAGGATCTGGTGTGCGAAGGGTGCTGCAGCCAGCGTTTTATCTCCGACAAGTACATGGGGCTTATTCGCAACGTCTACCGCTTCGGCTGGCTGGTGCCCTACCTGTTCGGCGCCTCGCCGGCCATCTGCGAGTCCTTCCTCAAAGGGCGCAAGAGCAACCTGCCGTTCGAGAAGACCGGCAAGGGCACCCTCTATCTGCCTTACGCCACCGCGCTGCGTCTCTCCGATCTGGGCTATACCAACAGCTCCCAGGCGGGGCTCAAGATCAGCCACGACAATCTGCCGGCCTATGTCAGCAGCTTGCGCCGTGCCATCAATACCCATGATCCCGAGTTCGCCAAGATCGGGGTCAAGGTGAATGGAGAGTATCGCCAGCTCAACGAAAACGTGCTGCAGCTGGAGAATGAGCTGTATGCTCCGATCCGGCCCAAGCGCACCCCGCGCAGCGGCGAGAAGCCGTCGGATGCGCTGGAGCAGCGCGGCATCGAGTACATCGAGCTGCGTACCGTTGACGTCAACCCCTTCACGCCGCTGGGGATCGACGCCGATCAAATCCGCTTCTTCGACCTGTTCCTGGTCTGGTGTCTGCTGCGCCCCTCTCCGGTGCTGAGCGAGGAGGAGATTGCCCGCAATCGCCGCAACCAGAGCAAGGTGGTGCTGGAGGGGCGTCGCCCCGGCCTGACGCTGGAAGATGAGCAGGGCAATGCTATTGGCCTCAAAGAGTACGGCCTCAAGCTGTTCGAGGAGCTGGCTCAGGTAGCCGACCTGCTGGATCGCTGCTGCGGTCGCAACCGCTACCGCGAGACGCTGGCGATGCATCGCGAGAAGCTGCTCGACCCCGAGCTCACCTACTCCGCTCGCATGCTCAAGGAGCTGCTGGAGAGCGGCAAGGACAATGGCTGTTACGGCGACAAACTGGCGACCCGCTATCGCGAGGAGCTGTTGGCAGGCGAACTGCAGTACTGGGATGAGGCCTACTTTGCCGGTGAGGCGAAGGATTCGCTGGCCAAGCAGCGGGAGCGCGAGCGCAGCGACAGCGTGTCGTTCGATGACTTCCTGGCCGACTACTTCGGTACCAGCAAGACCACTGCCTGACGGCAGACCAATAAAAAAGCCGCTCGATGAGCGGCTTTTTTGTTTCCGGAGACCCGAGCGGTATCAGACGTGGCTGTACATCGCCTCGATTTCGCTCTGGTACTTGGCTTCGATGATCTTGCGGCGCAGCTTCATGGTGGGGGTGAGTTCACCCAGCTCCATGGAGAAGGCGCTCGGCAGCAGGGTGAACTTCTTCACCTGCTCGAACTTGGCCAGCTCTTTTTGCAGATCGGCGATGCGTGATTCGAAGAACTCCACCACCCGGGAGTGGCGCAGCAGCTCGGTCTTGCACTGGTACTGCAGGTTGATTGAGCGGGCGTACTCCTCCAGCGACTCGAAGCAGGGCACGATCAGCGCCGAGACGAAGTGGCGAGCATCGGCGACGATGGCGATCTGTTCGATGAAGCGATCCTTGCCGATGGTTCCCTCAACCAGTTGCG includes:
- the gshA gene encoding glutamate--cysteine ligase codes for the protein MTTTSLSLTELLTALGSPERLTALKGIRRGIERECLRITPDGRLAQSDHPRSLGSALTHPNITTDYSESLLEFITPATDSLDSLMEQLGDIHHHVMRHLGDERIWPLSMPCFVGGEESIRLAQYGSSNIGKMKTLYRQGLKNRYGSLMQVIAGVHFNFSMPDSFWSEWQDLVCEGCCSQRFISDKYMGLIRNVYRFGWLVPYLFGASPAICESFLKGRKSNLPFEKTGKGTLYLPYATALRLSDLGYTNSSQAGLKISHDNLPAYVSSLRRAINTHDPEFAKIGVKVNGEYRQLNENVLQLENELYAPIRPKRTPRSGEKPSDALEQRGIEYIELRTVDVNPFTPLGIDADQIRFFDLFLVWCLLRPSPVLSEEEIARNRRNQSKVVLEGRRPGLTLEDEQGNAIGLKEYGLKLFEELAQVADLLDRCCGRNRYRETLAMHREKLLDPELTYSARMLKELLESGKDNGCYGDKLATRYREELLAGELQYWDEAYFAGEAKDSLAKQRERERSDSVSFDDFLADYFGTSKTTA